In Fusarium fujikuroi IMI 58289 draft genome, chromosome FFUJ_chr08, one genomic interval encodes:
- a CDS encoding probable chitin synthase produces the protein MAMSLPQLGGAGGPHTQPSLPSLPAHLQSDTHLTAHLASRFHVSHPTARLSSHALISLNTYTNSSKGPDGGKEGSAMAGAEEIADRAFLRLGHRSENQAVVFLGESGAGKSTIRAHLLTALLNKSSTPLSTKLSLAAYVFDSLTTTKTATTPTASKSGLFYELQYDTSATTNPVLIGGKLLDHRLERSRIADVPTGERNFHVLYYLLAGTSEAEKSHLGLDGGSVTGTTQKRWKYLGHPTQLKVGINDAEGFQVFKNALRKLEFPRAEIAEICQILASILHIGQLEFETTSQTSVTGDDSGGFSHEGGTTITAVKNKDVLSIIAAFLGVSAADLQTTLGYKTKMIHRERVTVMLDPNGARAHAGELARTLYSLLVAWILETINQRLCAPEESIANTVSIVDFPGFCQQTPTGSALDQLLNNAATECIYNLTLQNFFDRKADMLESEEVSVAATSYFDNSDAVRGILKPGNGLLSILDDQTRRNRTDMQFLEALRRRFDGKNAAIEVGSAQAKLPGSNFLTENTSAVFTVKHFAGEVDYPVKGLIEENGEIISGDLLNMINGTKSEFVARLFGQDALQTVTHPNERTTVMQATVSSKPMRAPSVMSRKTHRTGRPSTAYKRQQQEAMEELDQQSQAGESKKNAKMTLDQGASGQFLASLDNVQKAVTDPGTNSYFVFCLKPNDRRIANQFDSKCVRMQVQTFGIAEISQRLRSADFSLFLPFGEFLGMTDAETILVGSERERAEMVIEEKQWPQNEVRVGATGVFLSERCWMEIAQLGEAVSVSGRYGGLPSSDAGDGLTPAESMAFGASKEHLVSGGNTPLMYGEKAKGGYFTDDTRSEAGVSAFGGGDMFKNLDTREQMAERGNEKSLEEVEEYRDKPSRKRWVALVFFLTWFIPDFAIRLIGRMPRKDVRMAWREKVAINMLIWLMCAVAAFFMVGFPTLICPKQYVYSSNELSSYDGDKGSKGAYVAIRGFVIDLNAFIPNHYPGSNLVSEDTLLNYAGKDISALFPIQVSALCQGKDGQIPPEVTLDNRNTNITGQPQLLASRDIDVNSVYHDFRYYTNDSRPDWYFEQMYTFKHVYLKGRMGYSPKYVKKLARDSSWNVVTIHGKVYDMTKYLQGGLRLKAKAGKPTPNIPGATDFMEDSVVQLFRSAKGQDVSKYWDNIKLSPVKKQRMETCLNNLFYIGDSDTRNSTRCQFATYFILAISVMLASILVFKFLAALQFGGKNVPENLDKFVMCMIPAYTEDEDSLRRAIDSLSRMKYDDKRKLLVVVCDGMIIGQGNDRPTPRIVLDILGVSETVDPEPLSFEALGEGMKQHNMGKIYSGLYEVQGHIVPFMVIVKVGKPSEVSRPGNRGKRDSQMVLMRFLNRVHYNLAMSPMELEMYHQIRNIIGVNPTFYEYLFQIDADTVVAPDSATRMISAFIDDTRLIACCGETALTNAKGSFITMIQVYEYWISHNLSKAFESLFGSVTCLPGCFSMYRIRAAETGKPLFVSKEIVEDYSTIRVDTLHMKNLLHLGEDRYLTTLLLKYHSKYKTKYLFSAQAWTIAPDSWSVFLSQRRRWINSTVHNLAELIPLAQLCGFCCFSMRFVVFIDLLSTIVQPVIVMYIVYLIYQVATNPSVVPITAFLLLGAIYGLQAVIFILRRKWEMVGWMIMYIAAIPVFSFGLPLYSFWHMDDFNWGNTRVIAGEAGKKIVVSDEGKFDPSSIPRKKWEEYQAELWETQTQTARDDVRSEISGYSYATKAQGPFSEYGGGYQPSRPGSTAGFGHQNMSRMSLAHSEMPGNRASQFGGSQFFSPEEMVGMPSDDALLAEIRDILKTADLMTVTKKGIKQELERRFNVPLDAKRAYINSATEALLSGQL, from the exons ATGGCTATGAGCCTCCCACAGCTCGGCGGCGCAGGAGGCCCTCATACTCAACCCTCTTTGCCATCGCTGCCTGCACATCTTCAATCCGACACGCATCTCACTGCTCATCTTGCCAGTCGCTTCCATGTCTCGCACCCTACCGCTCGACTGTCTTCTCACGCTCTCATATCTCTCAACACCTATACCAACTCCTCAAAGGGTCCCGATGGTGGCAAGGAGGGTAGCGCCATGGCTGGCGCCGAAGAAATCGCTGACAGAGCCTTTCTGCGATTAGGACACAGATCCGAGAATCAAGCCGTTGTGTTTTT GGGTGAATCTGGCGCTGGAAAGTCTACTATTCGAGCCCACCTCCTGActgctcttctcaacaaatCATCAACGCCCCTCTCCACAAAGCTCTCTCTCGCCGCGTATGTCTTTGATAGTCTCACAACTACCAAGACTGCTACAACACCAACTGCTTCCAAGTCCGGGCTCTTCTACGAGTTGCAGTACGATACTTCAGCCACAACAAACCCTGTTCTGATTGGTGGTAAGCTCTTGGATCATCGCCTGGAGCGTAGCCGTATCGCCGATGTTCCTACAGGAGAGCGTAACTTCCACGTTCTGTACTATCTTCTTGCTGGAACAAGCGAGGCTGAAAAGTCTCATCTCGGCTTGGACGGTGGTTCTGTCACTGGAACCACTCAAAAGCGATGGAAGTACCTTGGCCATCCTACTCAGCTCAAGGTTGGAATCAACGACGCAGAGGGTttccaagtcttcaagaATGCTCTGCGAAAGCTCGAGTTCCCTCGCGCTGAAATTGCCGAGATTTGCCAAATTCTCGCTAGTATTCTTCACATTGGTCAACTAGAGTTTGAGACAACTAGCCAGACCAGCGTAACTGGCGACGATAGTGGTGGTTTCTCTCACGAGGGTGGTACAACCATCACTGCTGTCAAGAACAAAGAtgttctcagcatcatcgcTGCTTTCCTTGGTGTCAGCGCCGCTGACCTCCAGACCACCTTGGGCTATAAGACCAAGATGATTCACCGAGAACGTGTCACTGTTATGCTCGACCCCAACGGTGCCCGTGCCCACGCTGGAGAGCTTGCCCGAACACTCTACTCCCTCCTCGTTGCTTGGATTCTCGAGACCATCAACCAGCGACTTTGTGCACCTGAGGAGTCTATTGCCAACACCGTCTCGATTGTCGATTTCCCCGGTTTCTGCCAGCAAACTCCAACTGGCTCCGCACTCGAccaacttctcaacaatGCTGCTACCGAATGCATCTACAACCTTACTCTTCAGAACTTCTTCGACCGCAAGGCTGACATGCTGGAGTCCGAGGAAGTCAGCGTTGCTGCGACCAGCTATTTCGACAACTCGGACGCTGTTCGAGGCATCTTGAAGCCTGGCAACGGTCTTCTTAGCATTCTCGATGATCAAACTCGACGAAACCGAACAGATATGCAATTTCTTGAGGCTCTCCGAAGACGTTTCGATGGCAAGAACGCTGCTATCGAGGTTGGCTCCGCTCAAGCTAAGCTTCCTGGAAGCAACTTCCTGACTGAGAACACCTCTGCCGTCTTCACCGTGAAGCACTTTGCTGGTGAGGTAGATTACCCTGTCAAGGGACTCATAGAGGAGAACGGCGAAATCATCTCTGGTGACCTCCTCAATATGATCAACGGTACTAAGAGCGAGTTTGTTGCTCGCCTTTTCGGCCAAGACGCTCTCCAGACCGTCACCCACCCCAACGAACGCACTACTGTTATGCAGGCTACCGTCAGCTCAAAGCCTATGCGAGCGCCTAGTGTCATGTCTCGGAAGACGCACCGAACTGGTCGCCCCAGCACAGCTTACAAGCGCCAGCAACAAGAGGCCATGGAGGAGTTAGATCAGCAGAGCCAGGCGGGAGAGTCTAAGAAGAATGCCAAGATGACTCTCGATCAAGGTGCTTCAGGCCAGTTCCTTGCCTCACTGGACAATGTCCAGAAGGCTGTCACTGACCCCGGTACCAACTCATACTTCGTCTTTTGCTTGAAGCCCAACGATCGACGAATTGCGAACCAGTTTGACAGTAAGTGCGTTCGTATGCAGGTCCAAACTTTTGGTATTGCGGAAATCAGCCAACGTCTTCGATCTGCCGATTTCAGTTTATTCTTGCCTTTCGGCGAATTTCTGGGTATGACAGATGCGGAGACAATCTTGGTTGGCAGTGAACGAGAACGTGCTGAGATGGTTATTGAGGAGAAGCAGTGGCCCCAGAATGAAGTCAGAGTCGGTGCCACTGGTGTTTTCCTTAGTGAACGCTGTTGGATGGAGATTGCTCAGCTCGGCGAGGCAGTGTCAGTTTCTGGTCGCTACGGTGGCTTGCCTTCGTCCGATGCTGGCGATGGTCTCACACCTGCTGAGTCTATGGCTTTCGGCGCCTCTAAGGAGCATTTGGTTTCTGGTGGTAACACCCCTCTCATGTACggtgagaaggccaagggtgGTTACTTCACCGACGACACTCGATCCGAGGCTGGTGTTTCtgcctttggtggtggtgacatgttcaagaacctcgacaCACGTGAGCAGATGGCTGAGCGAGGCAATGAGAAGTCTCtcgaagaggttgaggagtaCCGAGATAAGCCTAGCCGCAAGCGTTGGGTGgctctcgtcttcttcctcacttGGTTCATCCCTGACTTTGCCATCAGACTGATCGGACGTATGCCTCGAAAGGATGTTCGTATGGCCTGGAGAGAAAAGGTGGCGATCAACATGCTCATTTGGTTGATGTGTGCTGTTGCCGCCTTCTTCATGGTCGGATTCCCCACACTCATTTGCCCCAAGCAGTATGTCTACAGCTCCAACGAACTCTCTTCCTACGACGGTGACAAGGGCAGTAAGGGCGCCTACGTTGCTATCCGCGGTTTCGTTATTGACCTCAATGCCTTCATTCCCAACCATTATCCTGGCAGTAACCTTGTCAGTGAGGATACTCTCTTGAACTATGCCGGCAAGGATATCAGCGCTCTTTTCCCCATCCAAGTGTCTGCTCTGTGCCAGGGCAAAGACGGTCAGATCCCTCCTGAGGTCACTCTCGACAACcgaaacaccaacatcaccgGTCAGCCCCAGCTTCTTGCTTCCAGAGATATTGATGTCAACTCCGTCTACCACGATTTCCGTTATTACACCAACGACAGTCGACCTGATTGGTACTTCGAGCAAATGTACACCTTCAAGCATGTTTACCTGAAGGGTCGCATGGGTTACAGCCCCAAATATGTCAAGAAGTTGGCCCGAGACAGTTCCTGGAACGTTGTCACTATTCACGGAAAGGTCTACGACATGACCAAGTACCTCCAGGGTGGTCTCCGtctcaaagccaaggctggcaagcCTACTCCCAACATCCCAGGCGCCACAGACTTCATGGAGGACAGTGTCGTCCAGCTGTTCCGAAGTGCAAAGGGCCAGGATGTTTCCAAGTACTGGGATAACATCAAGCTCAGCCCTGTCAAGAAACAACGCATGGAGACCTGTCTGAACAACCTCTTCTACATTGGTGACTCAGATACTCGAAACTCCACCCGCTGTCAGTTCGCTACATACTTCATCTTGGCTATTTCAGTCATGCTCGCATCTATCTTGGTCTTCAAGTTCCTTGCTGCACTCCAATTCGGTGGCAAGAACGTGCCCGAGAACCTCGACAAGTTCGTCATGTGTATGATTCCCGCTTAtaccgaagatgaagactcgTTGCGCCGTGCTATTGACTCGCTTTCTCGCATGAAGTATGATGATAAGCGAAAGCTTCTCGTCGTTGTCTGTGACGGTATGATTATCGGTCAAGGTAACGACAGGCCTACGCCTCGCATTGTGTTGGATATTCTTGGTGTCTCTGAGACCGTCGACCCTGAGCCTCTCAGCTTCGAGGCTCTCGGCGAGGGTATGAAACAGCACAACATGGGTAAGATCTACTCGGGTCTTTACGAAGTCCAAGGCCACATCGTCCCCTTCATGGTCATTGTCAAGGTTGGCAAGCCTTCTGAGGTCTCTCGCCCCGGTAACCGTGGTAAGCGAGACTCCCAGATGGTTCTCATGCGTTTCCTGAACCGCGTCCACTACAACCTTGCCATGAGTCCCATGGAGTTGGAGATGTATCACCAGATCCGCAACATTATTGGCGTCAACCCAACCTTCTACGAATACCTCTTCCAAATTGATGCCGATACTGTCGTCGCTCCAGACTCAGCTACTCGAATGATTTCAGCCTTCATTGATGATACTCGCCTGATTGCTTGCTGTGGTGAAACCGCTCTCACCAACGCCAAGGGCTCTTTCATCACTATGATTCAGGTCTACGAGTACTGGATTTCACACAATTTGTCCAAGGCATTCGAGAGTTTGTTCGGCTCAGTCACTTGTTTGCCTGGTTGTTTCTCCATGTACCGAATTCGCGCTGCGGAGACCGGTAAGCCTTTGTTCGTCAGCAAGGAGATCGTTGAAGACTACTCCACGATTCGTGTTGATACCTTGCACATGAAGAACTTGCTCCATCTTGGTGAGGATCGATATCTCACAACCTTGCTCCTCAAGTATCACTCCAAGTACAAGACAAAGTACCTCTTCAGCGCTCAGGCCTGGACTATTGCCCCTGACTCTTGGTCTGTCTTCCTGTCTCAGCGACGACGTTGGATCAATTCTACCGTGCATAACTTGGCTGAGCTTATTCCCTTGGCCCAGCTTTGCGGTTTCTGCTGTTTCAGTATGCGTTTCGTTGTCTTCATCGATCTTCTGAGCACTATTGTCCAGCCTGTCATTGTCATGTATATCGTGTACCTGATTTACCAAGTCGCTACCAACCCGTCAGTGGTGCCTATTACAGCTTTCTTGTTGCTTGGTGCCATCTATGGTCTGCAggctgtcatcttcatcctccgaCGCAAGTGGGAGATGGTTGGTTGGATGATTATGTACATTGCTGCCATTCCTGTCTTCTCTTTCGGTCTGCCCCTGTACTCCTTCTGGCACATGGATGACTTCAACTGGGGTAACACTCGTGTTATTGCTGGCGAAGCTGGTAAGAAGATCGTTGTTTCAGACGAGGGCAAATTTGATCCCAGCTCGATCCCTCGCAAGAAGTGGGAGGAGTACCAAGCCGAGCTCTGGGAGACACAGACCCAGACTGCTCGTGACGATGTGCGATCAGAGATCTCTGGTTATAGTTATGCCACGAAGGCTCAGGGACCTTTCTCTGAGTACGGTGGTGGTTACCAGCCCAGCCGCCCCGGCTCAACAGCTGGCTTCGGCCACCAAAACATGTCTCGCATGTCCCTGGCCCATTCTGAGATGCCTGGCAACCGTGCGAGCCAGTTTGGTGGCTCGCAGTTCTTCTCTCCCGAGGAGATGGTTGGCATGCCCAGTGATGACGCCCTCCTCGCTGAGATTCGCGACATTCTCAAGACAGCTGACTTGATGACTGTCACCAAGAAGGGCATCAAGCAAGAGCTGGAGAGGCGATTCAATGTTCCTCTAGACGCGAAGAGGGCCTACATCAACTCTG CAACTGAAGCTCTGCTTTCTGGCCAATTGTAG
- a CDS encoding related to 3-phytase A precursor — protein sequence MVRMPRDDAPLEANRLDVSDADDERGRLLSGNDEAAEESHADAERLENWHTEHKRRETRRWSYLVMVVSTVALITVLAIWVHNNTLSSGCEYDGSCNDISKLWGQYSSFFSVPSEIDSSTPDDCEVTIGIALSRHGARYPTASKTTAYGATIARLQKSVTNYGKGYEWLKDYEYNLGSEDLTDFGQDQMIYSGKAFYERYIGLAEKTEPFIRASGSDRVIMSSHNFTQGFYASRGESGDDYTDGILVIPEEPGINNTLSHGTCSSFEDNDEIGDNSAQTAWGNKFLPPLRDRLNRNLHKAKLSLQETIYLMDLCPFNTVNTPDGVGQSRFCDMFSTEDWRSYDYYMTLGKYYEYGNGNAMGPTQGVGYVNELVSRLTRKPVDDHTTTNRTLDANPDTFPLDRALYADFSHDNTIVSIFSAMGLYNSTSKLPKHHIVPAIRAHGYSSAWVVPFAARMYVEKLECGATNEEKGEEYVRVLINDRVMEMETCGGDEYGRCKLEDFVESLSFARQGGHWNKCGIKG from the exons ATGGTTCGAATGCCACGCGACGACGCGCCTTTAGAAGCAAACCGCTTAGATGTATctgatgccgatgatgagagaggGCGACTACTATCTGGAAATGATGAAGCAGCCGAAGAGAGCCATGCGGACGCAGAGCGACTTGAGAACTGGCATACAGAGCATAAGCGTCGAGAGACCCGACGATGGAGCTACCTTGTCATGGTAGTAAGCACAGTTGCATTGATCACAGTTCTCGCTATTTGGGTTCACAACAA CACACTGTCATCGGGATGTGAGTATGACGGAAGCTGCAATGACATTTCCAAGCTATGGGGACAatattcttccttcttctctgttCCATCAGAGATTGATTCGTCAACACCGGATGATTGCGAAGTTACCATAGGAATTGCCCTGTCTCGTCATGGAGCTCGATACCCAACCGCCAGCAAGACTACAGCATACGGCGCCACCATTGCCCGCCTACAGAAATCAGTAACCAATTATGGCAAGGGCTACGAATGGCTCAAGGACTACGAATACAACCTCGGATCTGAGGATCTGACCGATTTTGGTCAAGACCAGATGATTTATTCGGGAAAAGCTTTTTATGAGCGATACATCGGACTCGCTGAAAAGACGGAGCCTTTCATCAGGGCATCAGGATCCGACAGAGTTATCATGTCCTCTCACAACTTCACACAAGGGTTCTATGCTTCTCGAGGAGAGTCTGGAGATGACTACACCGATGGCATTCTTGTAATTCCTGAGGAGCCCGGTATCAACAACACACTGTCACATGGAACATGTAGCTCGTTCGAGGACAACGATGAGATAGGCGATAACAGTGCACAGACCGCCTGGGGAAACAAATTCCTGCCTCCTCTTCGGGATAGACTGAACAGGAATCTGCACAAAGCCAAACTGTCGTTACAGGAAACGATCTATCTCATGGATCTGTGCCCTTTCAACACAGTCAACACTCCCGATGGTGTGGGACAATCCCGTTTCTGCGACATGTTCTCCACAGAAGATTGGCGAAGCTACGATTACTACATGACTCTGGGCAAATACTACGAATATGGTAATGGCAACGCAATGGGACCGACACAGGGAGTAGGATACGTCAACGAACTTGTTTCGCGATTGACGAGGAAGCCTGTTGATGACCACACCACAACCAATCGCACGTTGGATGCCAATCCAGATACATTTCCCCTGGACAGGGCGCTATATGCAGACTTTAGCCACGACAACACTATAGTGTCTATTTTCTCGGCAATGGGCCTGTACAACTCGACAAGCAAGCTGCCGAAACACCACATCGTGCCAGCTATCCGAGCACATGGCTACTCATCGGCATGGGTAGTCCCCTTTGCTGCACGGATGTATGTAGAGAAGCTCGAGTGTGGTGCTACaaatgaagagaagggagaagAATACGTGAGGGTGTTGATAAATGATAGAGTTATGGAAATGGAGACCTGTGGAGGAGATGAGTATGGACGGTGTAAGCTGGAAGATTTCGTGGAGAGCTTGTCGTTTGCGAGGCAGGGAGGGCATTGGAACAAATGTGGTATCAAGGGATGA
- a CDS encoding URB1-like protein — MGKRDFNSGDGADAFRKRQKVVHETPTSEEVTSSDQLRNLLSFDQDLRNARHGLQSFKNLLDQIVHEEGDRRANLDILHQYLEAVKPRDASEDAVFLNDIMEMWSFAVQVNNDGVISSVAVVLALLLQILSGSLQLVKHGLGICQTLLQEQQLKSLAKNLSAEKSKGFIISPTLRLLREATCLDGGAYAKRIFRARNFTLTSFGRNLEIGHIGDTQEDVRKASVRTNAVRFFLSLLKFLGSDGRKELVSQKELLSHVTYMIKSDPAYLVVDILDSLKLYVLKDDKIPREVKFRCFNTKSLVRFLALYTYTSDGEDVDEKSTVSHKAHQLLIYICTTPTAGILYPSTGLYPKESEDDPAPSGRAKAGTQGALFAERYKQDIPVYNFVLAEFAQKLRPWSSLKHSELLVAIFTSAPELTAKYFLSNRSFTFEPKLSMTWIGYAAFLFNTMQLPLPPRFGDRSRSAKAPPPTSILLDNIIPLPINQKVLIRCLSSKSNLTSFFATRILIVAIEKLAEAIKMHEEVSKGSDPVWAEASRRLIDAFCQRIPDMKEIVRSYKGTPAENILHKTMASRLLRLYYEVIPQVALAANFDVSPFFTEVLKSLNKKSERHEDESLRVMELENLVSIASYSPGMRWFSRIDNIIDGAGSSPYTALLRLLCDKKRDLSFQQLKKVLGEVAVENQMVTKASLMSSLFEALQTTLADVKAKPMEKVWSYVDNCVNRCASSPIKYLDLIETYAQEDGVSSGSETALVDVTLVEQLSFAMGSASSDEEAALGQFLSFYFSISYKFKPGKQLTKALYKRILEQFSSSKVKMKKIKEERSDDADADEDMPDADTVDANGSKDGSTIDSSRLEAMLLVPLPEDEDTTALTKWAGKNAEDLVEDGWAAALIRLLSSPHTNIRKESLTSILKMAAKLKDSSYEEKEQVWLLLCEIAESSRDEVEKGPVPSAFTAFAIHALDVLKNPLHPLYPKINSFLTRSPVWSADKLPLAHDILHGEPSEDDKYYTEITWLLTYLLDSLRTPSDLGIFHRKRWFEKILALDANPYLRVNLRTRLLRLLYRTTCIEGGSTTLTTRFGILSWLDSQRAAFEGCEEADVMVALMKRVWETCDQEKVKVWSKGGVERLLARHDL, encoded by the exons ATGGGCAAACGAGACTTCAACAGCGGAGATGGCGCTGACGCTTTTCGCAAGCGCCAGAAAGTTGTTCACGAGACTCCAACGAGCGAAGAAGTCACCTCGAGTGATCAATTGCGCAATTTGCTGTCCTTCGACCAGGATTTGCGCAACGCCAGGCATG GCCTTCAGTCTTTCAAGAATCTCCTCGATCAAATAGTTCACGAAGAGGGTGACCGAAGAGCAAACCTCGACATTCTACATCAATACCTTGAAGCCGTCAAGCCCAGAGATGCATCCGAAGATGCAGTCTTTCTCAACGATATCATGGAAATGTGGTCTTTCGCCGTGCAGGTTAATAACGATGGTGTCATATCTTCTGTTGCCGTTGTTCTGGCTTTGCTACTCCAGATCCTCTCAGGCTCACTACAGCTTGTCAAGCATGGCCTCGGTATCTGCCAGACCCTTCTCCAAGAGCAGCAACTGAAATCATTGGCAAAGAATCTCTCGGCAGAGAAGAGCAAGGGTTTTATCATCTCACCTACTCTCCGTCTCCTTCGAGAAGCTACATGCCTAGATGGAGGCGCCTATGCGAAGCGAATCTTCCGCGCTCGAAATTTCACATTGACATCGTTTGGACGAAATCTTGAAATTGGGCATATTGGAGATACGCAGGAAGATGTGCGCAAGGCTTCTGTCAGAACAAATGCTGTCCGTTTTTTTCTGAGCCTTCTCAAGTTCCTAGGTTCAGATGGACGTAAAGAACTTGTATCGCAAAAGGAACTTTTGTCACATGTGACTTATATGATCAAAAGCGACCCTGCCTACCTCGTTGTGGATATTCTCGACTCTCTAAAGCTCTATGTCCTCAAAGATGACAAGATCCCTAGGGAAGTCAAATTCCGAtgcttcaacaccaagtcGTTGGTGCGCTTCTTGGCTCTATACACATACACCAGCGATggcgaagatgtcgatgagaaGTCAACGGTGAGCCATAAGGCCCACCAACTCCTCATCTACATCTGCACGACGCCTACAGCTGGTATTCTATATCCTTCCACTGGTCTATACCCCAAAGAGTCTGAAGACGACCCAGCGCCGAGTGGGCGTGCGAAGGCTGGTACACAGGGAGCTCTCTTCGCCGAAAGATACAAACAAGACATTCCTGTGTATAACTTTGTCCTTGCCGAATTCGCTCAAAAATTGCGTCCTTGGTCCAGTTTGAAACATAGCGAGCTTTTGGTAGCAATCTTCACCTCTGCCCCTGAACTTACTGCAAAATATTTTCTTAGCAACCGATCTTTCACGTTCGAACCAAAGTTATCCATGACATGGATTGGATATGCCGCCTTTCTTTTCAACACTATGCAActtcctctccctcctcgcTTCGGAGACCGATCGCGATCTGCCAAAGCACCTCCTCCCACGTccatccttctcgacaaCATTATTCCGCTTCCCATCAATCAAAAAGTTCTGATCCGGTGTCTTTCCTCTAAATCCAACCTCACATCTTTCTTTGCTACCCGCATACTGATCGTGGCAATTGAGAAGTTAGCTGAAGCTATCAAGATGCATGAAGAGGTTTCAAAGGGCAGTGATCCTGTCTGGGCAGAAGCTAGCCGTCGTTTAATCGATGCTTTTTGCCAACGTATTCCGGACATGAAAGAAATCGTTCGGTCATACAAGGGAACACCAGCTGAGAACATTCTCCATAAGACCATGGCCAGTCGTTTGCTACGCCTTTACTATGAAGTCATTCCACAAGTTGCCCTTGCTGCCAACTTTGATGTTTCGCCTTTCTTCACAGAAGTTCTCAAGTCGCTCAACAAGAAAAGCGAGCGACATGAAGACGAGTCACTAAGAGTTATGGAGCTCGAGAACTTGGTATCAATTGCCAGTTATTCCCCTGGTATGCGTTGGTTCTCAAGGATAGACAATATCATTGATGGAGCAGGATCCTCGCCATACACCGCCCTCCTGCGGCTGCTTTGTGATAAGAAGCGAGATCTTTCTttccagcagctcaagaaggttCTAGGCGAGGTCGCAGTTGAGAACCAGATGGTAACGAAGGCGTCCCTGATGAGCTCTCTATTCGAGGCCCTCCAGACAACGCTAGCCGATGTCAAGGCAAAGCCAATGGAGAAAGTTTGGTCATATGTTGACAACTGCGTCAACCGATGTGCCTCCTCGCCAATCAAGTATCTCGATTTGATAGAAACATATGCCCAGGAAGATGGTGTATCATCTGGTAGTGAGACTGCTTTGGTTGACGTGACCCTGGTAGAGCAGTTGTCATTCGCAATGGGCTCTGCTagcagcgatgaagaagctgcgCTTGGCCAATTCCTATCTTTCTATTTCTCTATTTCATACAAGTTCAAGCCAGGAAAACAACTCACCAAAGCTCTATACAAACGCATCTTAGAACAGTTTTCATCaagcaaggtcaagatgaaaaagatcaaggaggaAAGGTCTGATGATGcagatgctgatgaagaTATGCCTGATGCCGATACAGTTGATGCGAATGGTTCAAAAGATGGCTCGACCATTGATTCTTCAAGGCTCGAGGCTATGCTGCTTGTACCACTCCCCGAAGACGAGGATACCACAGCTTTGACAAAATGGGCTGGCAAAAACGCCGAAGACCTCGTTGAAGACGGCTGGGCAGCAGCTCTGATTcgcctcctctcctctccccaTACCAACATCCGCAAGGAATCTCTCACCAGCATTCTCAAGATGGctgccaagctcaaggattCTTCATACGAAGAAAAGGAACAAGTTTGGCTGCTCTTGTGCGAAATTGCCGAGTCATCGCgtgatgaagttgaaaaGGGCCCAGTCCCCTCTGCCTTCACTGCTTTCGCCATCCACGCTCTGGATGTCTTGAAGAATCCACTCCACCCACTCTACCCCAAAATCAACAGCTTCCTCACACGCAGCCCCGTCTGGTCTGCTGACAAGCTTCCCCTCGCCCACGACATTCTTCACGGTGAACCCTCAGAAGATGATAAGTATTACACCGAAATCACATGGCTTCTGACCTACCTCCTTGACAGCTTGCGCACACCCTCCGACCTTGGCATCTTTCATCGCAAGCGATGGTTCGAGAAGATACTCGCTCTGGATGCTAACCCTTACTTGCGTGTCAATTTACGCACTCGTTTGCTGCGTCTATTGTATCGCACGACTTGCATCGAAGGCGGTAGCACCACGTTGACGACTCGCTTCGGCATCCTCAGCTGGTTAGACTCGCAACGGGCTGCATTTGAGGGATGTGAAGAGGCAGATGTAATGGTTGCACTCATGAAAAGGGTATGGGAGACATGTGATCAAGAAAAAGTCAAAGTCTGGAGTAAGGGAGGCGTCGAAAGGTTACTTGCCAGGCATGATTTGTAA